From Coffea arabica cultivar ET-39 chromosome 2e, Coffea Arabica ET-39 HiFi, whole genome shotgun sequence, the proteins below share one genomic window:
- the LOC113729933 gene encoding E3 ubiquitin-protein ligase SINAT5-like codes for MEIDNIECVSSSDGVEDEEIQSSVSSHNPSVMHHHPHAPHLHQYASSKPHSNIVPSGIAPTSVHELLECPVCTNSMYPPIHQCHNGHTLCSTCKTRVHNRCPTCRQELGDIRCLALEKVAESLELPCKYYSLGCPEIFPYYSKLKHEALCNFRPYNCPYAGSECSVTGDIPYLVAHLRDDHKVDMHTGCTFNHRYVKSNPREVENATWMLTVFHCFGQYFCLHFEAFQLGMAPVYMAFLRFMGDENEARNYSYSLEVGANGRKLIWEGTPRSIRDSHRKVRDSHDGLIIQRNMALFFSGGDRKELKLRVTGRIWKEQQNPDAGVCIPNLCS; via the exons GATCCAATCTTCAGTTTCTTCGCATAATCCTAGCGTGATGCACCATCACCCCCATGCACCTCATCTCCATCAATACGCTTCCTCAAAGCCTCATTCTAATATAGTCCCGTCAGGAATTGCCCCTACAAGCGTTCATGAATTGCTGGAATGCCCCGTTTGCACCAATTCGATGTACCCTCCAATCCATCAG TGTCACAACGGACATACACTCTGTTCTACCTGTAAAACTAGGGTTCATAACAGATGTCCTACATGCAGACAAGAGCTTGGTGATATTCGGTGCTTAGCTTTAGAGAAGGTAGCTGAATCGCTTGAGCTGCCCTGCAAATATTACTCCTTGGGATGCCCAGAAATATTCCCATATTACAGCAAACTTAAACATGAGGCACTTTGTAACTTCAGACCCTACAATTGTCCATATGCTGGATCTGAGTGCTCAGTTACTGGGGATATTCCTTATCTCGTTGCCCATTTGAGAGATGACCACAAAGTGGACATGCACACAGGATGCACATTCAACCATCGTTATGTAAAGTCTAATCCTCGTGAAGTAGAGAATGCCACTTGGATGCTGACT GTCTTCCACTGTTTTGGTCAGTATTTCTGCCTTCATTTTGAAGCCTTCCAGCTTGGAATGGCCCCTGTATATATGGCTTTTCTCCGATTTATGGGTGATGAGAATGAAGCCCGCAATTACAGCTACAGCCTAGAAGTTGGCGCTAATGGCAGAAAGCTCATTTGGGAGGGTACGCCGCGGAGCATCCGAGATAGTCACCGCAAGGTCAGGGACAGTCATGATGGTCTTATTATCCAAAGGAACATGGCACTTTTCTTTTCTGGCGGGGACAGGAAGGAGCTGAAGCTTAGAGTTACAGGAAGAATATGGAAAGAACAACAAAACCCAGACGCTGGGGTGTGCATACCAAATCTCTGTAGCTGA
- the LOC113729934 gene encoding pentatricopeptide repeat-containing protein At3g49240, mitochondrial-like codes for MALSKPSFLLQLKSLASRAALHYHYNYPKPPPSFLSLRFLSFATPEEAAADRRKRKRRLRIEPPLSSLRHQPPAPQPPRPSSPAANQNPNAPKLPEPVSALSGNRLNLHNRILKLIRENDLEEAALYTRHSIYSNCKPTIYTCNAVMAAQLRQARYADLLSLHRFITQAGVAANIVTYNLLFSVYMDCRKTDTAMEHYKQLINDAPFNPSPTTYRILVKGLVDNNKLERAMELKDEMLSKGLDPDPIVYGYLMSGHARDSNADGVFNVYEELKEKLGGSVSDGVIYGSLMKGYFLRGKENEAMECYEKAVGKDSNVKMSAVAFNSVLDALSKNGKFDEALKLFDRMLNEHDPPKRLTVNLGSFNVIVDGYCADGKFKEAVDVFNSMGEKRCWPDTLSYNNLIDQLCKNNMLAEAEELYNGMKEKGVNPDEYTFVTLMDTCFEENRPDDAAAYYRTMVESKLRPNLGVYNKLVDGLVKVGKIDDAKSFFEMMVSKLRMNDDSYKFIMNALFEVGKHDEVLEIIGKMLKEDPTDFSSELEEFVREALGKEGRETELTKLKDDVEREKAEAAAREAEAAAKAKASARAAVSSLIPSKLFGNKQAKEESATGIEIAPDSVSGQLKAMQDQNVGETPPELSSVDGTVEKESREGANLEAAETKSVAAEQAAA; via the coding sequence ATGGCTCTCTCGAAGCCCTCATTTCTCCTCCAACTTAAATCCCTAGCCTCCAGAGCTGCTCTCCACTACCATTATAACTACCCAAAGCCTCCACCTTCATTTCTCTCCCTCCGTTTCCTCTCCTTCGCTACGCCGGAGGAAGCAGCCGCCGACCGCCGCAAACGCAAGCGTCGCCTCCGAATTGAACCCCCTCTCTCCTCCCTCCGCCACCAACCACCAGCGCCACAACCCCCTCGCCCTTCCTCCCCTGCGGCCAACCAAAACCCTAACGCCCCCAAACTTCCCGAACCCGTCTCCGCACTCTCCGGCAACCGTCTCAATCTCCACAATCGCATTTTAAAGCTCATCCGCGAGAATGATCTCGAAGAAGCGGCGCTCTACACCCGCCACTCCATCTACTCCAACTGTAAACCCACCATATACACCTGCAATGCTGTCATGGCCGCTCAGCTTCGCCAGGCCCGGTACGCTGATCTCCTCTCCCTCCACCGCTTCATCACCCAGGCCGGAGTGGCAGCCAATATTGTTACCTACAATCTCCTCTTCTCCGTCTACATGGACTGCCGCAAGACCGACACGGCCATGGAGCACTACAAGCAGCTAATCAATGACGCCCCCTTTAACCCCTCCCCTACCACCTACAGAATCCTAGTCAAAGGCCTTGTCGACAACAACAAGCTCGAAAGGGCTATGGAGTTGAAAGATGAGATGCTATCCAAGGGATTGGACCCGGACCCCATCGTATACGGCTATTTGATGTCTGGCCATGCCAGGGATTCCAATGCTGATGGGGTTTTTAATGtgtatgaagaattgaaggAGAAATTGGGAGGTTCGGTTTCTGATGGGGTGATATATGGGAGCTTGATGAAGGGGTACTTTTTAAGGGGGAAGGAGAACGAGGCTATGGAGTGTTATGAGAAGGCAGTAGGCAAAGATTCCAATGTTAAGATGAGTGCGGTGGCTTTTAATTCGGTTTTGGATGCTTTGAGCAAGAATGGGAAGTTTGATGAGGCTTTGAAGTTGTTTGATAGGATGTTGAATGAGCATGATCCTCCCAAAAGGTTGACTGTCAATTTGGGGAGCTTTAACGTAATTGTGGATGGGTACTGTGCAGATGGGAAGTTTAAGGAGGCTGTTGATGTTTTCAATAGTATGGGTGAGAAGAGGTGCTGGCCTGATACTTTATCCTATAACAATCTGATTGACCAGTTGTGTAAGAATAATATGTTGGCTGAGGCGGAGGAGTTGTATAATGGTATGAAGGAGAAGGGAGTGAACCCTGATGAGTATACATTTGTTACATTGATGGATACTTGTTTTGAAGAAAATAGGCCAGATGATGCTGCAGCGTACTACAGGACGATGGTTGAGTCGAAATTGAGGCCTAACTTGGGGGTTTATAACAAGTTGGTGGATGGGTTGGTTAAAGTTGGGAAGATTGATGATGCAAAGTCATTCTTTGAGATGATGGTCAGCAAGCTGAGGATGAATGACGATAGTTATAAATTCATCATGAACGCCTTGTTTGAGGTTGGCAAGCACGATGAGGTGCTTGAAATAATCGGTAAAATGTTGAAGGAAGACCCTACTGATTTTAGCTCGGAGTTGGAAGAGTTTGTGAGAGAGGCATTGGGAAAGGAAGGGAGAGAAACGGAGTTGACTAAGCTTAAGGATGATGTGGAAAGGGAGAAGGCTGAAGCAGCAGCTAGAGAGGCTGAAGCTGCTGCAAAAGCTAAGGCCAGTGCAAGGGCAGCTGTTTCTTCTCTAATACCATCTAAATTGTTCGGAAACAAGCAGGCTAAAGAGGAGTCAGCCACTGGCATTGAGATTGCTCCAGATAGTGTTAGTGGGCAGCTGAAAGCAATGCAAGATCAGAATGTTGGAGAAACTCCTCCAGAGTTGAGTTCTGTCGATGGTACTGTGGAAAAGGAATCACGGGAAGGTGCCAACTTGGAGGCTGCAGAAACTAAAAGTGTTGCTGCAGAGCAGGCAGCAGCTTGA